The Triticum aestivum cultivar Chinese Spring chromosome 7B, IWGSC CS RefSeq v2.1, whole genome shotgun sequence genome window below encodes:
- the LOC123161549 gene encoding GDSL esterase/lipase At3g09930, translating to MKLLPATLGLVLVLLLVLNPNGVEARPAPTDGHQKKPSSNTFFVFGDDFADNGNLPPTNPVTEMSRQWAYPYGSGYVDADGFPRPNTPSGRFSNYKIQSDFIATMLGLEEAPPAHAHTAEKTCDPSGMTFAYGGSGVFDSTSNDVPTLAKQVETFKKMVKDMTITKKQLSGSVALVAFSGNDYASTGVIGLTNPKDINAYIGKVTKEIVANVEQLQKIGVKKVLVNNLHPIGCTPSQTRTNNYTACDIFGNLGASIHNSNLQQVMEAKKNVHIIDLYTAFTNIVDHVPGKGSELSKQFKRKMSPCCESLNSKGYCGEQGESSELLYNVCDKSNNFFYWDDMHPTHAGWEAVMKQLERPLREFIDQD from the exons ATGAAGCTTCTTCCGGCCACCCTCGGCCTCGTCTTAGTCCTCCTCCTCGTTCTGAATCCCAATGGTGTCGAGGCCCGGCCTGCGCCTACCGATGGCCATCAGAAAAAGCCGTCGAGCAACACCTTCTTCGTCTTCGGGGATGACTTCGCCGACAACGGGAACCTCCCTCCGACCAACCCTGTTACCGAGATGTCGCGGCAGTGGGCCTACCCCTACGGCTCCGGCTACGTCGACGCCGATGGGTTTCCGCGGCCGAATACTCCGTCCGGCCGCTTCTCAAACTACAAGATCCAATCAGATTTCATCG CAACAATGTTAGGCTTGGAGGAAGCCCCTCCGGCGCATGCCCACACGGCAGAGAAAACCTGCGACCCCTCGGGCATGACCTTTGCTTATGGTGGCTCTGGGGTGTTTGATAGTACGTCAAACGATGTCCCCACCCTCGCCAAGCAGGTGGAGACTTTCAAGAAGATGGTCAAGGACATGACCATCACAAAGAAGCAATTGAGTGGCTCCGTAGCGCTCGTGGCCTTCTCCGGCAATGATTATgcaagcaccggcgtcatcggcctAACTAACCCCAAGGAT ATCAATGCTTATATTGGGAAGGTGACCAAGGAGATTGTGGCCAATGTGGAGCAGTTGCAGAAGATTGGGGTGAAAAAAGTTCTCGTGAACAACTTGCACCCCATCGGTTGCACGCCATCACAAACTCGAACCAACAACTACACCGCATGCGATATCTTTGGGAATTTGGGCGCATCGATCCATAACAGTAACTTGCAACAAGTGATGGAGGCAAAGAAAAATGTCCACATTATTGATCTATACACCGCGTTCACAAATATTGTGGATCATGTGCCGG GTAAAGGCTCAGAGCTATCCAAACAGTTCAAGCGCAAGATGTCGCCGTGTTGCGAGAGCTTGAATTCAAAGGGTTACTGTGGAGAACAGGGCGAGTCATCGGAGCTTCTTTACAATGTGTGTGATAAGTCCAACAATTTTTTCTACTGGGACGACATGCACCCGACGCATGCCGGGTGGGAGGCGGTCATGAAGCAGTTGGAAAGGCCTCTGAGAGAGTTTATAGATCAAGACTAG